A window from Salmo trutta chromosome 29, fSalTru1.1, whole genome shotgun sequence encodes these proteins:
- the brd7 gene encoding bromodomain-containing protein 7 translates to MGKKHKKHKSEKYEEYGERPLKLVLKVAGNEVTTGSSSFENTFDEHPDLEKHKDKKKKKKKDKERNDTMSPVDDKKKKKMTKKKKGQDADTDLDDREASRTPIRSDLASSLNKVEEKELTPLQEALSQLIRQLQRKDPSAFFSFPVTDLIAPGYSTIIKRPMDFGAMKEKVKNEYYQSLEELKVDFRIMCENAMIYNKPETIYHKAARKLLHSGMKILRPERLESLRQSIEFMADLENPANRSSKTGEVGNSSMDQCKDGPSPTDPSETAQSAPNTPRKDNDSKDEVSKVVSQAEKELEEIRKLIDDSGGKLSSRGLESELDFERRKSDGSTTLAILNPVDLVAGDVGYCPVKLGMMSNRLQSGINTLQGFKEDKRNMVTPVSYMNYGPYTSYAPAYDSSFANIGKEDSDLIYSFYGEEASLQGSESLSEFLSKSEEHMYKLADNLLDALTNGEHSKTLRETRPDEQGPTETSETGDKDMEVVDPEASKQTESRLVSLGSVIGLGLDLQTPPNLLSEEAQHFQQKLDETTKLLRELQEAQRERLSVKQPPNIICLLAPTTKELQLAEKVTGNLAQLTSQVAPGDVSSVYGIRRAMGIALPLEADEPLIDLTTVDAEPMDTLPEVQQIPVIAV, encoded by the exons ATGGGCAAGAAGCATAAAAAGCACAAGTCTGAAAAATATGAAG AGTACGGTGAGAGACCACTTAAATTGGTTCTGAAGGTTGCTGGAAATGAGGTGACGACTGGAAGCTCGAGCTTTGAAAACACATTTGACGAACATCCAGATTTGGAGAAACACAAGGAcaagaaaaagaagaaaaaaaaggataAGGAAAGGAACGATACCATGTCACCAGTTGATGACAAGAAAAAGAAAAAG ATGACAAAGAAGAAGAAGGGACAGGATGCTGATACAGACTTGGATGATAGGGAGGCGAGCAGGACCCCTATCCGTTCAGATCTGGCGTCCTCTTTGAATAAAGTGGAAG aGAAAGAACTGACCCCACTGCAGGAAGCATTGAGTCAGCTCATCAGACAGCTTCAAAG GAAAGACCCAAGTGCGTTTTTCTCGTTCCCTGTGACTGACCTTATCGCTCCTGGCTACTCCACGATCATCAAGCGGCCCATGGACTTCGGCGCAATGAAGGAGAAAGTCAAGAATGAGTATTACCAGTCACTAGAGGAGCTCAAG GTGGACTTCAGAATCATGTGTGAGAATGCCATGATCTACAACAAGCCAGAGACCATTTACCACAAAGCTGCCAGGAAGCTGCTCCACTCTGGCATGAAGATCCTCCGCCCG GAGAGGCTTGAGAGCCTGAGGCAGAGTATTGAGTTCATGGCTGACCTAGAGAACCCAGCCAACCGGTCAAGTAAGACTGGAGAGGTGGGAAACTCAAGCATGGACCAGTGTAAAGACGGCCCCAGCCCCACAGATCCTAGCGAGACTGCCCAGTCTGCCCCAAACACTCCCAG GAAAGACAACGACTCCAAAGACGAAGTGTCCAAGGTCGTCAGTCAGGCAGAGAAGGAGCTTGAGGAGATCCGCAAGCTCATTGACGATTCAGGAGGCAAACTGTccagcagagggctggagagtgAG CTGGACTTTGAGAGGAGAAAGTCTGATGGTTCTACCACACTGGCAATCCTGAACCCAGTCGACCTTGTTGCTGGAG ATGTGGGCTACTGCCCTGTGAAGCTGGGCATGATGTCCAACCGGCTGCAGAGTGGCATCAACACCCTGCAGGGCTTCAAGGAGGACAAGAGGAACATGGTCACACCAG TATCGTACATGAACTATGGTCCGTACACCTCCTACGCGCCCGCCTACGACTCGAGCTTCGCCAACATCGGGAAAGAGGACTCTGACCTGATCTACTCCTTCTATGGAGAGGAAGCCAGCCTCCAAGGATCTGAGAG CCTCTCGGAGTTCCTGTCCAAATCGGAGGAGCACATGTACAAACTGGCAGACAACCTCCTGGACGCGTTGACTAACGGGGAGCACTCCAAAACCCTGAGAGAG ACCCGTCCAGATGAGCAAGGACCAACAGAAACCTCTGAGACTGGAGACAAGGACATGGAG GTGGTTGATCCGGAGGCCAGCAAGCAGACTGAAAGCAGACTGGTCTCCCTGGGCTCTGTGATCGGCCTGGGCTTGGACCTCCAGACTCCACCGAACCTCCTCTCTGAGG AGGCCCAACACTTCCAGCAGAAGTTGGATGAGACTACAAAGCTCCTCCGCGAGCTGCAGGAAGCGCAGCGGGAACGCTTGAGTGTCAAGCAGCCCCCCAACATCATCTGCCTGCTAGCCCCAACAACCAAGGAGCTGCAACTGG CTGAGAAGGTGACTGGTAACCTGGCCCAACTGACCAGTCAGGTGGCTCCAGGAGATGTGAGCAGTGTGTATGGGATCAGGAGGGCCATGGGCATTGCTCTGCCCCTAGAGGCAGATGAACCACTCATAGACCTCACCACAG TTGATGCTGAGCCAATGGATACCTTGCCTGAAGTTCAGCAGATTCCAGTCATCGCAGTATAA